Proteins co-encoded in one Prevotella sp. E13-27 genomic window:
- a CDS encoding EpsG family protein: MVIALVIVFMIALALSFYEERLVERDKVISFILFGIALIFIAGTRGVFDTPDSLEYEEMFYDAGSGTLLEAANEPTFRFFSVTLRDAGFGINALFFLYALISVPLHLRCLWKMSTLPMLSLVVYLSYYYQMHDLVQMRCSVASVLFLFAIYYYCEQKKIYAFFCILAGIFFHYSAAAGFLIFFFNNKEWSRWKVWTSCLIVPVGLVVYYSGIDISYIVPEGLGGDKLETYRKLRDSGIDEELAGWDLKGNAVIWLNVLLFYGALAYRTTLAEYCKYTHLMIKILALAFVCLFFLHNVSAVLASRLCDYFEVVTIILWTAAVYAFSPLIAGKVLINFVSLLRFVLSMLFYAMALLTLDR, encoded by the coding sequence ATGGTAATTGCACTTGTCATAGTCTTTATGATAGCCTTGGCTCTTTCTTTCTACGAGGAAAGACTTGTTGAAAGAGATAAGGTCATATCATTTATTCTTTTTGGCATTGCACTGATATTCATTGCAGGTACACGAGGCGTCTTTGACACTCCCGACTCATTGGAATACGAGGAGATGTTCTATGATGCCGGTTCAGGCACTTTGCTTGAAGCAGCAAACGAACCCACCTTCCGCTTCTTCTCTGTGACATTGCGAGATGCAGGATTTGGCATAAACGCACTGTTTTTCCTTTACGCCTTAATCTCCGTCCCTCTCCATCTGCGCTGTCTATGGAAGATGAGCACTCTGCCTATGCTGTCGCTAGTGGTATATCTGTCATATTATTACCAGATGCACGACCTTGTACAGATGAGATGTTCTGTCGCGTCGGTGCTGTTCCTTTTTGCTATTTACTATTATTGCGAACAGAAGAAGATATATGCTTTCTTCTGCATCCTGGCAGGAATATTCTTCCATTATTCTGCTGCTGCAGGCTTCCTTATATTCTTCTTCAATAATAAGGAATGGAGCCGCTGGAAAGTATGGACTTCGTGTCTTATAGTGCCTGTTGGACTGGTTGTCTATTATTCGGGTATAGATATTTCCTATATTGTACCCGAAGGTCTTGGTGGTGACAAGCTTGAGACATACAGAAAACTTAGAGACAGTGGCATTGACGAGGAGCTGGCAGGATGGGACCTAAAGGGTAATGCAGTTATCTGGCTGAATGTGTTACTTTTCTATGGTGCGCTTGCATATAGGACTACTCTTGCAGAATATTGCAAGTACACTCATCTCATGATAAAAATACTCGCATTGGCATTTGTGTGCTTGTTCTTTCTTCACAATGTGAGTGCTGTGTTGGCAAGTCGTCTTTGTGACTATTTTGAGGTAGTGACTATTATATTATGGACGGCGGCTGTCTATGCCTTTAGTCCGTTGATAGCCGGCAAAGTGTTGATAAATTTCGTGTCACTATTACGATTCGTGTTAAGCATGCTGTTCTATGCAATGGCTTTGCTAACCTTGGATCGCTGA
- the wzx gene encoding O-unit flippase-like protein, giving the protein MANGVEYIGKKSVAWSYLSVFFSVGSGIILLPFILYSMPSDTVAVWNIFQTIYALTMLLDFGFRPSFARNLSYIFSGVKKFSVNGVEESHNEDISYVLLKDTLQAMKIFYRWAALLVLVLLLSVGTWFFVMLMSKYSGDSDDALVAWILLCVINCYNVYTLYYDSLLTGKGYISQLQKITILGQAVYLFVAIILILCGMKLSAIVLSQALSVVVKRVLSYRVFFNVELRGELSRVECNAPYDVLRVIAPNAVKVGLTSFGSYIVNRSAMFLGAIYLSLDVMAQYGVCVQILDIMARCGTMMFVTYSPKIAQWRTQRNMIQIGRVYIYSIYSLIAIYVIGGAIVLLAADPLLDVIHSKTHLLPAGLVTLMLAINLLEQNHGIAAGFIQADNRVPFFIPSLLSGFATVLLLWLMLDIFDMGVLGLILAPGIVQLAYQNWKWPSVVIKEIWGKGNCK; this is encoded by the coding sequence ATGGCAAACGGTGTAGAATATATAGGTAAGAAAAGCGTGGCATGGAGCTACCTGTCAGTGTTCTTTTCAGTAGGCTCGGGTATTATTCTCCTGCCTTTTATCCTATATAGCATGCCGTCTGATACAGTAGCTGTATGGAACATCTTCCAGACCATCTACGCATTGACCATGTTGCTTGACTTCGGCTTTCGTCCATCTTTTGCCCGTAACCTTAGTTACATCTTCTCAGGTGTAAAGAAATTCTCTGTAAACGGAGTTGAGGAGTCGCATAACGAGGATATTAGCTATGTACTGCTTAAGGACACTCTTCAGGCAATGAAGATCTTCTATAGGTGGGCAGCGCTTTTGGTATTGGTGCTATTGTTGTCGGTCGGTACATGGTTCTTCGTTATGCTGATGTCAAAGTATAGTGGTGACAGTGACGATGCCCTTGTTGCATGGATATTGTTGTGCGTGATAAACTGCTATAACGTCTATACGCTTTATTATGATTCGCTGCTAACTGGTAAAGGTTATATATCCCAGTTGCAGAAGATAACCATATTAGGTCAGGCTGTATATCTCTTTGTCGCTATTATCCTCATACTATGTGGAATGAAACTCAGTGCGATAGTGCTGTCACAGGCTCTGTCTGTCGTTGTGAAGCGTGTGCTGTCATACAGGGTTTTCTTCAATGTCGAACTGCGAGGAGAACTGAGTAGGGTGGAGTGTAATGCCCCATACGATGTTCTTCGGGTGATAGCACCCAATGCAGTGAAAGTGGGTCTGACTTCCTTTGGTAGCTATATAGTAAACCGCTCTGCTATGTTCCTTGGAGCCATCTATCTGTCGCTTGACGTTATGGCTCAGTATGGTGTGTGTGTCCAGATACTTGATATCATGGCGCGGTGTGGAACGATGATGTTTGTAACCTATAGTCCAAAGATCGCGCAGTGGCGTACGCAGCGTAATATGATACAAATAGGACGCGTTTATATCTACAGCATTTACTCGCTAATCGCCATTTATGTTATTGGCGGAGCTATAGTGTTGTTGGCTGCCGACCCTCTGCTTGATGTTATTCACAGCAAGACACATCTGCTGCCAGCAGGCCTCGTGACGCTGATGCTTGCTATCAATCTGTTGGAGCAGAATCATGGCATTGCGGCAGGTTTCATTCAAGCAGACAACCGTGTGCCGTTCTTCATACCGTCTCTTCTGTCAGGATTTGCAACGGTGTTGCTGCTTTGGTTGATGCTCGATATCTTTGACATGGGCGTGCTCGGGCTAATACTTGCCCCTGGTATCGTACAACTTGCCTATCAGAACTGGAAGTGGCCCTCAGTCGTTATAAAAGAAATTTGGGGCAAGGGAAACTGCAAATGA
- a CDS encoding glycosyltransferase gives MKISVALTTHNGDRFLREQLDSLYSQTMVPDEVVVCDDCSTDHTMEILDEYAVKYGLRYYRNEPALGVNANFFRAISLCDGDYVCICDQDDVWMPHKIKTLVEAVTSINRNDVPVAVSSLRQDVDAKLNPICPPQQFPYGERWEDTLLNTEQSQGCTLILNRCLANLSVNYYHEKSKADDVMYDVLISLLAAVFGVKRNLPDVLMCYRHHDANVVDKLRTGKKSFWQKVKDMPTYYPFLLDYRIRELAVMSELVEGEECPSDVRLFLDKMHELHAIRSIFSGLPLVLGLPQLSLGRKLKVMVLTPVVKCLKIIESHI, from the coding sequence ATGAAGATATCTGTTGCTTTAACTACTCATAATGGTGACCGTTTTTTAAGAGAACAGCTCGACAGCCTGTACTCTCAGACTATGGTGCCCGATGAGGTTGTGGTCTGTGACGACTGCTCTACTGACCATACAATGGAGATTCTCGATGAATATGCCGTCAAATATGGCTTGCGATACTACAGAAACGAGCCGGCACTTGGCGTAAATGCCAATTTTTTTCGAGCTATATCATTGTGTGATGGCGATTATGTGTGTATCTGCGACCAGGATGATGTGTGGATGCCTCATAAGATTAAGACATTGGTAGAAGCCGTAACGTCGATAAACAGAAACGATGTGCCTGTTGCTGTGTCATCATTGCGACAGGATGTAGATGCTAAGCTGAACCCAATATGCCCACCGCAACAGTTCCCCTATGGCGAACGTTGGGAAGATACTCTTCTCAATACAGAGCAGTCTCAGGGATGTACTCTTATTCTGAACAGATGCCTTGCGAACCTCTCGGTAAACTACTATCACGAAAAGAGTAAGGCTGACGATGTGATGTATGATGTACTTATTTCACTTCTTGCAGCCGTGTTTGGCGTGAAGCGCAACCTTCCCGATGTACTGATGTGTTATAGACATCATGATGCGAATGTCGTGGATAAGCTGCGAACTGGAAAGAAGTCTTTTTGGCAGAAAGTAAAGGATATGCCTACATATTACCCATTTTTGCTTGACTATCGCATAAGGGAACTGGCAGTGATGAGTGAACTCGTTGAAGGTGAGGAATGTCCATCGGATGTTAGGTTGTTCCTTGATAAGATGCATGAGTTACATGCCATCCGCTCTATCTTCAGCGGATTACCGTTGGTGCTTGGTTTGCCACAGTTGTCTTTAGGCCGTAAGTTGAAGGTAATGGTTCTGACACCTGTCGTTAAATGTCTGAAAATAATAGAAAGCCATATATGA
- a CDS encoding beta-galactosidase, which translates to MRRLFLLICLLCSAVLSHSDDEMPVIAYIGVSGWRNVEAEFKTFSECGFTVSLNTYTSLDTLLKACDYAEKYGVKIIGGCQEMFDEPQRAANALKDKKGFYGYLLKDEPSLLEIREMNEEMQRLKTVDSTHTFYVNLFPNYYPEWIEPSQTAKSYPEYVHALAQTPCRQLSFDYYPVTSAGIRSTWYNNLEMIRKVSIETGKPFWAFVLSMPHDVPSTPDTYYPQPNIGSLRLQVYSNLAYGAQAIQYFTYWTPGDVQGLHFHDAPISPEGQKTNTYWLVQRMNRELKPVAKLFYGARVLSVGHLGTIPDGTKAVTEAPLNISRLEIVGKPGAVVSQFEKDGHRYLAIVNKNHKGSMKVLIKKKNNIPRYVTKLLRERSMKSSYTVPAGDIVMFRLN; encoded by the coding sequence ATGAGGAGGTTGTTTTTACTTATATGCTTGCTCTGTAGCGCAGTCCTGTCTCATTCTGACGATGAGATGCCTGTCATTGCATACATAGGAGTGTCTGGCTGGCGTAATGTGGAGGCGGAGTTTAAGACGTTCAGCGAGTGTGGCTTTACGGTGAGCCTTAACACATATACGTCGTTGGATACGTTGTTGAAAGCATGCGACTACGCAGAGAAATACGGTGTTAAGATTATCGGTGGCTGTCAGGAGATGTTTGATGAGCCTCAGAGAGCAGCAAATGCTCTGAAAGACAAAAAGGGCTTTTACGGCTATCTACTGAAAGACGAGCCGTCGCTATTAGAGATACGCGAGATGAACGAGGAGATGCAGCGGCTAAAAACTGTGGATAGTACACACACTTTCTATGTTAACTTGTTCCCAAACTACTATCCCGAATGGATAGAACCAAGTCAAACGGCCAAGAGCTATCCTGAATATGTGCATGCATTGGCACAAACGCCATGCAGACAACTGTCTTTCGACTATTATCCTGTCACGTCAGCAGGAATACGTTCTACATGGTATAATAATCTGGAGATGATACGTAAAGTGAGTATAGAGACAGGCAAACCGTTTTGGGCGTTTGTGTTGTCCATGCCTCATGATGTGCCTTCAACTCCTGACACTTATTATCCACAGCCCAACATCGGCTCTTTGCGACTACAGGTCTATTCGAACCTTGCTTATGGTGCACAGGCAATACAGTATTTTACCTATTGGACACCTGGCGATGTGCAAGGACTTCACTTTCACGATGCTCCGATATCTCCAGAGGGACAGAAAACAAACACTTACTGGCTTGTACAACGCATGAACCGTGAACTGAAGCCTGTGGCGAAGCTCTTTTATGGAGCTAGAGTGCTCTCGGTAGGTCACCTTGGAACAATTCCTGATGGCACTAAAGCTGTAACTGAGGCACCGTTAAATATCAGTCGTCTGGAAATAGTGGGAAAGCCTGGCGCTGTGGTGTCGCAATTTGAAAAAGATGGTCATCGCTATCTTGCCATTGTTAACAAAAACCATAAAGGTTCTATGAAGGTTCTGATAAAGAAAAAGAATAACATACCGCGTTATGTTACCAAACTGCTGCGCGAGCGGTCGATGAAATCATCATATACCGTCCCTGCTGGCGATATAGTGATGTTCAGGCTGAATTAG
- a CDS encoding glycosyltransferase family 4 protein yields MKILYIIDGMFNSAGRERVVANKAKCLSLMGHQITVLTTDQRGRQSYYPLPASVEMVDLGINYDEYYGKNIFSKLAAHKSKNRLFRKRLGEFLKANPQDVIVTLMDRYVPAVLALAGKSVTVYEHHFNKFAMYDLRESRTKHVLQQLVYGVKDWYYTRFYYKKLDVFAVLTEEDKEYWGEGFRNMVCMPNSISYNGDKVSTLENKIVISVGRLTYQKGYDRLVDVWRGVEQKNPEWQLHIYGSGEDKDMLLSKIEEYGLKNVTILPPTSDIEDRLVEASLYVMTSRFEGLPMVLLEAMAVGLPLVSFDCKCGPRDVIEDGKNGYLIPDGDLLLMEKRINSLLNDDEKLKEMSLYSKEAAMRFSHEKIMERWIELFQSVKK; encoded by the coding sequence ATGAAGATACTATATATCATAGACGGAATGTTTAACTCTGCTGGCAGAGAGCGGGTGGTGGCAAACAAAGCCAAGTGTCTCTCTCTTATGGGGCACCAGATAACGGTGCTTACCACTGACCAGCGTGGACGTCAGAGCTACTATCCACTGCCAGCGAGTGTAGAGATGGTGGATTTAGGCATAAACTATGACGAGTATTACGGTAAAAACATATTCAGCAAACTCGCTGCTCACAAGAGTAAGAACAGATTGTTTAGAAAACGTCTGGGCGAGTTTCTGAAGGCTAATCCACAGGATGTTATCGTAACTCTTATGGACCGGTATGTGCCTGCAGTGCTCGCGTTAGCAGGTAAGAGCGTGACTGTCTATGAGCACCACTTCAATAAGTTCGCAATGTATGACTTGAGGGAGTCACGGACGAAGCATGTCCTTCAGCAGTTGGTCTATGGTGTGAAGGATTGGTACTACACACGTTTCTATTACAAGAAACTTGATGTCTTTGCTGTGCTGACAGAGGAAGATAAAGAGTACTGGGGCGAAGGCTTTAGGAACATGGTCTGTATGCCAAACAGCATCTCGTACAATGGTGATAAGGTCTCTACCCTTGAGAATAAGATTGTCATCAGCGTTGGAAGACTGACCTATCAGAAAGGCTACGACCGTCTTGTTGACGTGTGGCGTGGGGTAGAGCAGAAGAATCCTGAGTGGCAGTTGCATATATATGGAAGCGGTGAGGACAAGGATATGCTTCTCTCGAAGATAGAGGAATATGGTCTGAAAAACGTCACAATTCTTCCACCGACATCTGATATAGAGGACAGACTCGTAGAGGCGTCGCTCTATGTTATGACGTCGCGCTTTGAAGGTCTTCCAATGGTTTTGCTCGAAGCAATGGCTGTTGGCTTGCCCCTCGTTTCTTTTGACTGCAAGTGCGGTCCGAGGGATGTCATTGAGGACGGTAAGAACGGCTACCTTATTCCTGATGGGGACTTGCTACTCATGGAGAAACGGATTAACAGTCTGCTGAACGATGATGAGAAACTGAAGGAAATGTCCCTCTATTCCAAGGAAGCAGCGATGAGATTCTCCCATGAGAAGATTATGGAACGTTGGATAGAACTATTTCAAAGCGTAAAAAAATGA
- a CDS encoding glycosyltransferase family 4 protein — protein MTKKVFAYFYTNNKYSSIYQQTMLLLERLEKIFSVKVTIIDREGLKQHINKNGEIVLLPYERFKPELLGFGSFNNVVFIYHNITPACFFWKTEPVVALKSVVGHLQLRLLKYFSKHWVAVSEYNKRELENYGYKDVHLCSNLIKNSTTDGDKTADPSLLYVGRIVQNKKCIELLEAALKTTELMGRSVTLYVVGTGKKGTAYLKQFQEWIDSHKGGLLNVCWINGLSEEELASLYHRCWLYVSLSQHEGFGLPVCESVNNGTPAIYTRCGGQELVLDNQGLTDEADLAAKAAQLLSDSAQLNALYEQQRALVETFTIPNYDSEIEKVFTRFISI, from the coding sequence ATGACAAAGAAGGTATTTGCTTATTTCTATACGAACAATAAATACAGCTCAATCTATCAACAGACAATGCTTCTGTTGGAGAGACTTGAGAAGATATTTTCTGTTAAGGTAACCATTATTGACAGAGAAGGACTGAAGCAGCATATAAACAAGAACGGTGAGATCGTCCTCTTGCCATACGAACGCTTCAAGCCTGAGCTGCTAGGATTTGGGAGCTTCAATAATGTGGTTTTTATATATCACAACATAACTCCTGCTTGTTTCTTCTGGAAGACAGAGCCTGTTGTTGCCCTTAAGTCCGTAGTAGGACATCTGCAGTTGCGTCTGTTGAAATATTTCTCTAAACACTGGGTTGCAGTTAGCGAATATAACAAGAGGGAACTGGAAAACTATGGCTATAAGGATGTGCATCTTTGCAGTAACTTGATAAAGAACTCTACTACAGACGGCGATAAGACTGCAGATCCTTCGTTGCTGTATGTCGGTAGAATAGTTCAGAACAAAAAATGTATAGAACTGCTTGAGGCTGCCCTGAAGACAACTGAGTTGATGGGGCGTAGTGTCACATTGTATGTTGTTGGAACTGGTAAGAAAGGTACTGCCTATCTGAAACAATTTCAGGAATGGATAGACAGTCATAAAGGCGGACTGCTCAATGTGTGCTGGATAAATGGACTGTCGGAAGAGGAACTGGCTTCACTCTATCACCGTTGTTGGCTTTATGTGTCACTTTCTCAGCATGAGGGCTTCGGACTTCCCGTCTGTGAGAGCGTAAACAATGGTACACCTGCCATTTATACACGATGTGGCGGTCAGGAACTTGTCCTTGACAATCAGGGCTTAACCGATGAGGCTGATTTGGCTGCAAAGGCCGCTCAGCTCCTGTCTGACAGTGCGCAGCTTAATGCTTTGTATGAGCAGCAGAGAGCACTCGTTGAGACATTTACCATTCCGAACTATGACTCTGAGATAGAGAAAGTCTTTACAAGGTTTATTAGCATTTAA
- a CDS encoding glycosyltransferase family 2 protein — protein sequence MTKVSIITAVYNNGKTLADAMKSVLAQTYTNIEYIIIDGASKDNTVNIIKEHEKLFGGRLRWISEKDNGIYDAMNKGIKMATGDVVGILNSDDYFTSNDVIERMVTAFDDKQLDAIYGDIHFIRDGLPDKCVRYYSSKHFRPLWLRFGFMPAHPSFYCRKEVFEKAGYYKTDYKIGSDYEMMVRLFMIQKIRAKYIPMDFVTMRTGGASTRNINSRLTLIKDDVRACRENGIYTNSLLICLKFIYKIFEFKC from the coding sequence ATGACAAAGGTTTCTATCATAACTGCAGTTTATAATAATGGGAAGACTCTGGCAGATGCCATGAAGTCTGTCTTGGCGCAGACATACACAAACATAGAATATATCATCATTGACGGCGCATCGAAAGACAACACCGTCAACATCATTAAAGAACATGAAAAGCTGTTCGGAGGTCGTCTGAGATGGATTTCCGAGAAGGACAACGGCATCTACGACGCCATGAACAAGGGAATAAAGATGGCTACAGGTGATGTTGTAGGAATACTAAACTCAGATGATTATTTCACCTCTAACGATGTTATTGAGCGTATGGTAACGGCTTTCGATGATAAGCAGCTTGATGCCATCTACGGCGACATACACTTTATACGCGACGGTCTGCCAGACAAATGCGTGAGATACTACAGTTCCAAGCATTTCCGTCCTCTATGGCTGCGTTTCGGTTTCATGCCTGCCCACCCATCGTTCTACTGCAGAAAAGAAGTCTTTGAGAAAGCCGGCTATTACAAGACGGATTATAAAATCGGTTCAGACTACGAGATGATGGTACGCCTGTTTATGATTCAAAAGATACGCGCAAAGTACATTCCCATGGACTTCGTCACAATGCGCACAGGAGGAGCCAGCACACGCAACATCAACAGTCGTCTCACACTTATAAAAGACGACGTGAGGGCATGTCGCGAAAACGGTATTTACACAAACTCGTTGCTGATTTGTCTAAAATTCATTTACAAAATTTTTGAGTTTAAATGCTAA
- a CDS encoding MraY family glycosyltransferase: MTEHILVILAFVLSAVLGFIFIPIILNFCKEKKLYDIPDSRKVHSKAIPRLGGLCFLPSMFFAFVATMLTFNNFSGETELSLNLWSVYFFVSLLLVYSIGFIDDLIGLGAKTKFTVQIIAALLMPLAYLYINNLYGFLGIYEVNYFVGAALTVLVIVFITNAINLIDGIDGLSASISFIALTGFMLLFLNEDVWRYSALIASLMGVLVAFLYFNLFGKVEDNRKIFMGDSGSLTLGFILGFLAVKYSMNDTKLMAVRTDALLASFTLLVVPVFDVFRVSLNRMIHRKPIFSADKNHIHHKLMRTGLNQHQTLMAIIALSLFYISVNSILVNYVSSTIVVVIDIVIWLVFNMVVNMAIRRNGQPVFLVRKDNE, encoded by the coding sequence ATGACAGAACATATACTCGTAATTTTAGCTTTCGTTCTTAGCGCAGTGTTGGGTTTCATCTTCATACCGATAATACTCAACTTCTGCAAGGAGAAGAAGCTCTACGACATACCAGATTCCCGTAAGGTGCACAGCAAGGCAATACCTCGCCTTGGTGGTTTGTGCTTCTTGCCGAGCATGTTCTTTGCGTTTGTTGCAACCATGCTGACGTTCAACAATTTCTCTGGTGAGACAGAACTCTCATTGAACCTATGGTCGGTATATTTCTTTGTAAGCCTTTTACTTGTCTATAGCATCGGTTTCATTGACGACCTCATCGGACTTGGTGCAAAGACGAAGTTCACAGTGCAAATCATTGCGGCCTTGCTCATGCCGTTGGCATACCTTTACATTAATAACCTTTACGGTTTCCTTGGTATTTATGAAGTGAACTATTTCGTTGGTGCTGCTCTCACGGTGCTGGTGATAGTGTTCATCACGAATGCCATTAACCTAATAGACGGCATCGACGGCTTGTCGGCCAGCATATCGTTCATCGCCCTGACAGGCTTTATGTTGCTTTTCTTAAATGAAGATGTGTGGCGTTACAGCGCGCTGATAGCGAGCCTGATGGGTGTGCTCGTGGCATTTCTCTATTTCAACCTGTTTGGTAAGGTTGAGGATAACCGTAAGATTTTCATGGGAGACTCAGGTTCGTTGACACTTGGCTTTATCCTCGGCTTCCTTGCCGTGAAATATTCCATGAACGACACAAAGTTAATGGCTGTGCGCACAGACGCCTTGTTGGCATCATTCACATTGCTTGTCGTCCCAGTCTTCGATGTGTTCAGGGTCTCTCTGAACCGCATGATTCATCGCAAGCCCATTTTCAGTGCCGACAAGAATCATATTCATCATAAGCTCATGCGTACAGGACTGAATCAGCATCAGACTCTTATGGCAATAATTGCTTTGTCGCTGTTCTATATCTCGGTAAATTCGATACTGGTGAATTACGTGTCTTCAACGATTGTCGTTGTGATAGACATTGTTATATGGCTTGTGTTTAACATGGTGGTTAACATGGCGATTCGTAGAAACGGACAGCCGGTATTCTTAGTTCGTAAAGACAATGAATAA
- a CDS encoding sugar transferase — MNNIGKRLFDFIVALIGLLLLLPVFVVIYIGQKITYKGPAFFRQERIGLGGRPFMIYKFRTMVVNNENDGVPQLAEVDDDRLTKFGKFLRSHHLDELPQLWNVLKGDMSLVGPRPERKYFIDQIMTRDSRYENLYAIRPGVTSYATLYNGYTDTMEKMLRRLELDLYYMENYSWRFDLLIIWKTFISILFGKKF, encoded by the coding sequence ATGAATAATATAGGGAAGAGGTTATTCGATTTCATCGTGGCGTTGATAGGCCTGCTGTTGCTGTTGCCTGTCTTTGTCGTGATATACATAGGGCAGAAGATTACCTATAAGGGACCTGCGTTTTTCCGTCAGGAGCGCATTGGCCTTGGCGGGCGTCCGTTTATGATTTACAAGTTCCGCACTATGGTGGTTAACAACGAGAATGACGGCGTGCCACAGTTGGCTGAGGTCGATGACGATCGACTGACAAAGTTCGGAAAGTTCCTGCGTTCCCATCATCTTGACGAACTGCCCCAGTTGTGGAATGTGCTGAAAGGTGACATGTCGTTAGTGGGTCCGCGTCCTGAGCGCAAATATTTCATTGACCAGATAATGACTCGCGATTCCCGCTACGAGAACCTCTATGCCATTCGTCCAGGTGTCACTTCTTATGCAACGCTCTACAACGGATATACAGACACCATGGAGAAGATGCTTCGTCGCCTGGAACTTGATCTTTATTACATGGAAAACTATTCGTGGCGTTTTGACCTTCTGATAATCTGGAAGACTTTTATCAGCATTCTTTTCGGAAAGAAATTCTGA